The genomic stretch ACCTTGTATTCCTGAAAGAGAAAGCTCCGGAATTCGTCCAGCGTCAATTTCGCAATGAAATGGTGATCCTTATCACAGCGATAAACATTTTTAGGATTATCGGTACTCCGGTAAAAGTAATGGGGCTGTTCTTCAAATTGGTGAGTGAAATAGATGGTATGGGGACCTATTTCCTTTTTAATATCATCCGACAGGGAGTAGTAGCTTTCGCCACCGAATGCATAGTCAATAATCCACAGAAATGTTGATTTGCCGATGGCATTGCTGCCGCCCGCACTGCCTAAAACCGTATTAAGGCCCGAATTAAAGCGGATGGTTTGATGCTCCGGCGCAAATTTCTCACTTCGAATTTCTGTCAACATAGCGTAGTACCCTCCCTTCCTCGATTATTTCAATTTTTCCCAAAGCAAACAGGCAGTCTAAAGCGCTTAGAAAATCACCCATATCCTTTTTGGCTGACGTGGTCAGTTCAAACAGCTCTTTAGGGGACATATCTCTCTGCGTCAATGCTTCTAAGATGTCTGGGAAACGGGCAATGACGCTGTTTGAATAGGATGTAACTTTATTCGGCAATCTCATCGAACACCTCACACCTTTGCACGAAATAGGAGATTATTATCTTGCAGGCTTCTCTATATTTGCGGCTAGTCTTTTCAAACAATGTATCAGCAAGCAGGTTGTAAATATCGCTTTGGGATGTCAGCTTTTCGCTTGCATCCTCATACATCCGCTTAACGCTCTTGGCAAATCTGTCTACATTCAGTTTGTTTTCCCCGGATAATCGATCTAATGCATTATTGACGCCTTCGTACAACTGCCTGACATCAAAAAGCACTCGCTCTTTCAACCGCTTTTCAGTGATTTTTCTCTCAACCTTTACAGGTTCAATTTTGAGTCGTGTATCGTCAGTAACATCCATCAACTGGACTTCACGAAGCACATATTCAACTTGCTTTTCTAACGCATATCGTGACGTTGCATCCCTTGCCGCCATAAGATTTTCCAAGTCATGCTTGTCCGAAAGCAAAGCCGATTTTTCTTCTTCAGAGGCATTGCGCATTTCGCGTTCACAGTCAACACAAAGAACAACATCATCGGTTTCGGAAAGGTGAACGACCTTAGCGTAGTTAACGTCGTTACCTTCCTTTTTTATGCCCAACAGTCTTCCGCATTTTTGACACTTACCCCCAGTTTCTGCTAGAAGCACTAAGGAGTGAGTGTCAATCGCGATTTCATCGGCTGTCTCCGTAGAAAATCTGCTATATGCCGTAAGGAAGCTTATATTCGTTTTTTGAGCCTCAAAAGATTGTATGTACTCGTCAGTTATCTTTTTTACATTTTCTTCACAATTTCTGTTTTCAACATTGACTGCTGTATAAAGGAAAATTCCGGCAAGAAAATCCTCCAGAACAAAAGCATCACGTCCTGCGATATTTTTCTTTGTCATGTCATTCACTTTTTCAACAACTGTGTCTGGCTCAATTGTGTCATCAGAAGCAATCATGTCCTTCAACGCAAGAACGATGAGGCTCTTTTTGTTGCTATCCAACAAGGGAAGGATGTTCTGTTTAAAGTAATTTGAAGCAGCACGAGCATCTGCTGTCGGAGCAACATCAGTCACATAGGGCGATAGATTTTTTTTACCGAGTATCAAATCTGAAACAGTACCATCATCGCTACGAATATCATAATCAGGCGCAATAGAGAGCAGTATGGTACCGCATAGCCGCTTCTGCGTAACTCTTTTTGCCATGCATATTTTCAGAATTGTTGCAAACGTACCAAAGCACAGCCTTTTCAAACATTGCGCCCCCTTTCAATGAATTTAGATAGTCGGAGTCTCATCATCGACATAGTCAACAATATCGCCAATGTTGACATCAAGCGCCTTACATATTCTGGCTAACACATCCATGCTTACCGGCAAGTCCTTACTCATCTTCGCCATCGTTGTCGATGTCAAATTCGTCTTCGCCATCAAATCTTTTTTCATCATCTTTTTATCAATTAAAAGTTTCCATAGTTTGTTATAACTAAATGCCATTCTATCGCCTCCAAGCACTACACGGTATTCAAAGACGCGTTTCTATTATTTTAGCAAACTACTAAGCGAATTTCAATAATAAATTTGATTATGCTGATTCTACCTCTGCAAACGCTTAGTTCCTTTGGCGATAAAAAGCGAATCGAAATTTGCTGAGCCACGGCGGAGGGGCAGCGGAGTTGTGGCTGAGGACTTATCATGTTCGAATCAATAAAATTAACACAGACGGTCAGACAAGTCGTACTTTTTGCAAAAAGGAGGACAACCCATGGAAGAGATTCGCGATTGTAACGGTCGTATTGCCTGTAAGGGAAACGCAGCTACAGGACTTGTGGAAGTTGTATATAAACGATGCAAAACCAGTACACAAATACCTATCGGAGGAACGTTCAGGATTGAACGTGAAGGCATTGTGACAATAGTCACACGAATAAATGATACTGCTTTCCACGTAGAAAGCCATTTCTGCGTAGCGTAAGCGTTAATCAACTGAATAGAGAATCCGCAGAGCTGCACGACGGTCTGGATTAGTTCTCATATAAGAGGACTATCCCGGCCGTCGTTTTTTGTTCTACGGATTTATTCGGCTCCTCCGGAATTCAAAAATTTGAAAACCAAAGGAGTCAAATTATGGAAAACCAAAAACATTACATCCCCATCGATGGTCAACAAATCACTGTTACCGAAGAAAGTTACCGCGCTTACAAGCGTCCGGCATGGGCAGAACGCAAGCGCAAAGAACGTGAAAAGCGCTGTGTTATCAGCAACGGAAAGGGTGGCATAAAACGCTGCACCGGCGACTGCAGCAAGTGCGAGAAACAGCGGACAGGCAGTATCCTCTCGCTCGACAGCCTTACTGAAGAAAGCGGCTTTGAACCTTCCGACCCCATTGATATCGCCGAACTCATAGCGGACAAGCTGCTTTTCGAAGAGCTTTACGCCGCTCTGGAGGAACTGGACCCGGACAACCGCAGAATCATGGAACTCTTCAGCATTGGCAAATCCGAGCGGGAAATCGCCGCCGAAATCGGCCTGTCGCAGAAGGCGGTCAACAAGCGCAAGAACAAGCTGTTTGCCCAGTTACGCCAACGCCTCAAAGACTTTATCTGATCCTTACACTCACGCCCTCTGGTGTCCTATGGATATCAGAGGGCAGCACCAAAAAAGAAAATTTCCAATACCAGTACTCAACTTTCCATCTTCTGTCCTGTGGAAGATGAGGGAAATAAAAGAGCCCTCGGAACGGAGGTTTAAAAATGGATACACAAGCAAAACAAGCCGACATCGAATGCCGTGACCGTGAGATGGACGAGGAATTGGCGGATGTCCTCACGGCAATCAGCGTGGTGTCAAAACGCCTAGCCCGGAAGCTGACAATGCTTTCACGGCAGGACGAACATAAGGAGGAAGGAGGAAAATCGGATGAGCAAAATGAGTGAACTGTCCCTTGCGGTAACGGAACTGAAGCGCTGCGGTGAAGCCCTTATCGGCATATCGGAATCGCTTGCAGCCTTGTTCAGCGGTAATGAGGATGTTCAGACTGCGGATCAGCCGAATGCAGAAGTCTCTGCGCAGGTTGAGAAGCCCATTACACTTGAGGCAGTCAGGGCTGTGCTTGCGGAAAAGAGCCGCGCCGGGCATACCGCCGAAGTCCGCGCTCTGCTTGAAAAGCACGGTGCTGCGAAGTTGTCGGAAATCGACCCTTCAGAATATCCGGCACTGCTTGCGGAAGCCGAGGTGCTGGGAAATGGGTAAACACTCTCTCCTTTCGGCCTCCTCTTCTCACAGGTGGCTGAACTGCCCGCCTTCCGCAAGGCTTTGTGAGAGTTATGAGGACAAGGGCAGCGACTATGCCGCCGAAGGAACGGACGCTCATACGCTCTGCGAGTATAAGCTGAAGACCGCGCTCGGTATCCGTGCCAAAGACCCAACCTCCGACCTTACCTACTACAACGAAGAGATGGAGGACTGCGCTAACGGCTATGCCGCCTACATCCTCGAAATTGTGGAAACGGCAAAGCAGACCTGTGCTGACCCGGTTGTCCTCATCGAACAACGGCTCGACTTCTCCAAATATGTTGAGGGCGGCTTCGGCACCGGCGACTGTTTGGTTATCGCAGACGGTACGCTCTACATCGTGGATTACAAGCATGGCCAGGGCGTTTTGGTGGAAGCCGAGGATAACCCGCAAATGATGCTATATGCACTGGGAGCCTTGGAAATCTTCGATGACATCTATGACATCGTTACGGTTTCCATGACCATCTACCAACCAAGGCGCGACAACGTATCCACCTACACGGTTTCCAAGGAATCATTGTACCAATGGGCTGAGGAAGTCCTGAAACCGGCAGCCGAACTCGCTTACGCCGGTGGCGGGCGATTTAACTGCGGCGAATGGTGTCAGTTCTGCAAAGTAAAGCACGAGTGCCGCGCCAGAGCCGAACACAACCTGGAACTCGCCCGATATGACTTCAAGCTTCCCCCTCTGCTGGAGGACGCCGAGGTTGAGGATATCCTCGGGAAAATTGATGACTTGGTCTCATGGGCCAACGACATCAAGGACTACGCCCTGCAGGCTGCCCTCGGCGGTAAGCAGTGGAACGGGTGGAAACTGGTCGAAGGCCGATCCAACCGCAGATACACCGACGAGTCCGCAGTGGCTGACGCAGTCAGCGCGGCGGGATTCGATCCATACGAACGCAAGGTTCTGGGCATCACCGCCATGACATCTCTGCTCGGGAAAAAACGCTTTGAAGAAGTTCTCGGCGGCTTCATTGATAAGCCACCCGGCAAACCGACGCTTGTGCCGGAAAGCGATAAACGCCCGGCAATCCATACCGCGCAACAAGACTTTAGTGAATTTTAAGGAGGAAAATCTTATGTCAAACAACACAAACAAAGCCAACGCAAACCCTATGAAGGTTATCACCGGCCCCGACACCCGCTGGTCTTATGCCAACGTCTGGGAGGCCAAGTCCATAAACGGAGGCACTCCGAAGTTCTCCGTATCGCTTATCATCCCCAAGTCCGATACTCGCACCATAGCAAAACTCAAGGCCGCAATTGAAGCCGCCTACCACGAGGGTGAAGCCAAGCTGAAAGGCAACGGCAAAACCGTACCGCCCCTTTCCGCTATCAAGACACCTCTGCGTGACGGTGATACCGAACGCCCTGACGATCCTGCCTATGCCAACGCCTACTTCATTAACGCCAACTCCTCGACCGCACCCGGCATCGTGGATGCCGACCGCCAGCCCATCCTTGACCGTTCCGAGGTTTACAGCGGCGTCTACGGCAGGGCAAGTATCAACTTTTATGCCTTTAACAGCAACGGAAACAGGGGCATCGCCTGCGGACTGAACAATCTGCAGAAAATCCGTGATGGCGAACCACTCGGCGGCAAGTCCAGGGCTGAAGACGATTTTGCTACCGAAATCGATGAGGACTTCCTCTCGTGAGGGCGCTCAATATCGACATAGAAACGTACAGCAGTGTAGACCTCGCCAAAAGCGGGGTCTATCGCTATACGGAATCCCCGGACTTTGCAATCCTGCTCTTCGGATATTCCGTTGATGGCGGCGAGGTTCAGGTGGTTGACCTCATGTGTAGCGAAGCAATCCCATCCAAAGTCGTCGATGCACTAACCGATAAGGATGTGACGAAGTGGGCTTTCAACGCCCAGTTTGAACGCATCTGCTTGTCAAAGTGGTTAGGGTTGCCCACAGGTCAATATCTTGATCCAATGTCATGGCGCTGCACGATGGTGTGGTCGGCATACATGGGCCTGCCCCTCTCCCTTGAAGGAACCGGCGCCGTCCTTGGCCTTGAAAAGCAGAAGCTCACGGAGGGCAAAGACTTAATTCGGCATTTTTCTGTGCCGTGCAAACCTACAGTCTCCAATGAAGGCCGTACAAGAAACCTGCCAATCCACGCCCCGGACAAATGGGCTGCATTCAAGGCCTACAACCTTCGCGATGTTGAAACTGAGATGGCGATACAGCAGAAGCTGGCTAAGTTTCCCGTACCCGAGGGCGTTTGGGGGGAATACCACCTCGATCAAGAGATTAACGACCGTGGCGTTGCTCTGGATATGGATCTCGTGCGTCAAGCCATCGAAATGGATAACCGATCCCGTTCCAAACTGACTGGCATGATACGTGAATTGACTGAGCTGGAGAATCCCAACTCCGTGGTTCAGATGAAGCAGTGGCTTTCCGACCACGGCCTTGAAACCGATACGCTTGGCAAGAAGGCTGTGGTGGAACTTTTAAAGACTGCATCAGAACCGCTCGGTAAGGTGTTGGAACTCAGGCAGTCACTGGCAAAGTCATCGGTCAAGAAATATACGGCCATGGAAAACGTAGTCTGCACCGACGGTCGCGCCCGTGGAATGTTCCAATTTTACGGCGCCAACCGAACCGGCAGATGGGCAGGCAGATTAATACAATTGCAGAACCTGCCCCAGAACCACATGCCCGACCTGGAACAGGCCCGAAGCCTTGTGCGTTCCGGCAACTTCGCAGCTTTGGAAATGCTCTACGACTCAGTGCCGGAGGTACTGTCGGAACTCATCCGTACCGCCTTTGTGCCGAAAAAAGGCTGTAAATTCATCGTGGCGGACTTCTCGGCGATTGAAGCGAGGGTCATCGCCTGGCTTGCGGGCGAAAAATGGCGGCAGGAGGTCTTTGAATCCGGCGGCGATATCTACTGTGCTTCCGCTTCCCAGATGTTCCATGTTCCTGTGGAAAAGAACGGTGTCAACGGCCACCTGCGGCAAAAAGGCAAAATCGCGGAACTCGCCCTCGGATACGGCGGGTCGGTCGGTGCGCTCAAAGCTATGGGCGCATTGGAGATGGGGCTTGAAGAGGAGGAACTTCAACCACTTGTTTCCGCCTGGAGATCCTCGAACCCCAAAATCGTGAGACTCTGGTGGGATATTGACCGTGCCGCCATGAAGGCAGTCAGGGAGCGCACCACCACAGAAACACACGGCATCCGCTTTTCCTATCAGAGCGGGATGTTCTTTATAACGCTCCCTTCCGGCAGGCGTCTTGCCTATGTGAAGCCGCGTATTGGTCAGAACCGCTTCGGTTCGGACTGCATCACCTACGAAGGTGTCGGCGGCGCAAAGAAATGGGAACGGATTGAAAGCTATGGCCCGAAACTCACGGAAAATATCGTGCAGGCCACGAGCCGGGACATCCTCTGCTATGCCATGCGGAATCTTAGGCACTGCTCCATCGTGATGCACGTTCACGATGAGATTGTTATCGAAGCTGACCGCCGAATGTCCACCGAGGCTGTATGCAAACAAATGGGCCAAACACCACCCTGGGCAAAAGGCCTTTTACTGCGGGCGGATGGATATGAAACAGATTTTTACAAAAAAGATTGATGCTTTTGGTACTCACAGCGACAGTTTCTGTCCTGAGAGTTTTAGAGGGCAATGATGCCTTCAAGAATGGAGGTTTGCCTATGTTCTATGTAAGAGAAAAGATCAACGACACAGTGGGGATCACCGTGGAAATCCACGATGACAATGTGTTCTGTACCTGCCCCGGCTGTGGGTGTGAGGTCAGGATTGACCTTGCGGAACTGTTCAACGACGGTGAAGGTGATCTGTACGGTACGGCGGTTTACTGCCCGGAATGCAGCAGGTCAAGATTGGAGGGAAACAGATGAAGGAATTAATTCCAAAAGACAAATACGGCGTTTTCGCCGATACCAACGACACTGCGAGGGTCGACAGCCTGTTTGTTGCCCGGTATTTCGAGAAGGAACATTTCCACGTTCTTCGCGATATAGCAAAAATCACTGACACCAAATCTGGATTGAGTGAGGACTTCACTAAATCCAATTTTGAGCAGACCTTTTACAAGGACAGTACCGGGAGAAAACTGCCGTGCTACATGATGACCCGCGACGGTTTCACCATGCTGGTCATGGGATATACGGGGCAGAAAGCGATGAGGTTCAAGGAACTGTATATCAGGCGCTTTAACGAGATGGAACAGTTTATCAAAACACTTGTCGCCGCCCGTAAGGAATTCCCGCTGCTGACCGAAAACATCAAGCTGCTGCATGAAAATCCCAAGCCATACCATTTCAGCAACGAGTGCGACATGATAAACCGCATTGTTACCGGGATGTCGGCAAAACAGTTCAGGCAGGCACACGGCCTTGAAAAAGGCACCAGCATCCGCCCTTACCTGACGGACGAGCAGGTCAGGATGATGGAAACGCTACAGAAGGTCGATATCGGCTTGCTGGTTGCCGTACCGGATTACGAACAGCGCAAGCGCCACCTGGAATGGTATAAGCTGAAGCTGCTCGAAAAGCCGGCGTGAAAGCGAGGTCGACCTATGGGCATCAATAAATTCAACTCGGAAGGTTATTACGACCCCACCGCCTATGAGGCCTTGACAGCTGTAGAGCAAGAGGAAAAAGCCGCAAAAGCTTTCAGGCCCCTTGTATATATCTGTTCCCCATATTCCGGGAATGTCGAAAGCAACATCAAGTCGGCCAGGCGGTACAGCCGGTTTGCGGTTGAAATGGGATATATCCCTTTCACACCGCACCTGCTTTACCCTCAATTTTTAGATGACGACAACCCGGCTGAATGCAGCCTGGGTTTACTCTTTGGCAATGTACTTATGTCAAAATGCGCGGAAGTCTGGGTGTTTGGCGGCTATATCTCCTCCGGAATGAACGCTGAGATTGAAAGAGCCAAGCGAAAGAAATACACCATCAGATATTTTTCTGATGACTGCAAGGAGGTCTCGGAATGAAGATTTCATACGGTAACAGCCGCATGGATAAGAAGTGGAAAAACAGCGACATCTCCTGGGATGACTTTTGCACACGGGTTAATACCACTGTCCGCACCACGGAAACCGTGGAGGAATACCGAAAACTGAAGAAAGGTCAGCAGGACGCTATCAAGGATGTCGGCGGCTATGTGGCCGGCCACCTAAAGTCGGGCCGCCGTAAAAAGGGATTTGTACTCTGCCGCTCCATGATCCTTCTGGATATGGACTACGGCACTCCGGGCGTTTGGGACGAAGTCATTATGAAGTGCGACTTTAGGTGCTGTGCCTACTCTACACATAAGCACACTCCTGAAAAGCCCCGTATCCGCCTTGCCATCCCGCTCTCCCGTGATGTCAGCGAAGCGGAATATCCTGCGGTAGCCCGGATGGTGGCAAAGGACATTGGAATTGACCTTTTTGACGATACGACCTATGAAGCCCACCGGCTCATGTACTGGCCGTCCACCTCTATGAACGGCGAATTCTGGTTCCGGAAGAAGGATGGAATCGACATTAACCCGGATGAATACCTTACCCGCTATGACGATTGGCAGGACGAGTCCACTTGGCCGCGCTCCAGCCGTCAATCCGAGGTGGTGCGGAGCGGTGTCGCCGAAGCAGGGAATCCGCTCACCAAGCCGGGCATCATCGGTGCGTTCAACCGTACCTATACCGTTGAGGAGGCAATCGAAGCTTTCCTCTCCGATGTATATGAGCCATCCGCCATGAACGGCAGATACGACTATATCCCAGCTGACAGCAGTGCGGGCGTGGTTATCTATGACAGCGTGTATGTGTACAGCCATCACGCCACCGACCCCGCCTGCGGAAAACTGCTGAATGCTTTTGACCTGGTACGGCTTCATAAATTCCGCGCCCTTGACGATAAGTCCGCCGAAGATACCCCGGTGAGCAAGCTGCCGTCCTATAAGGCAATGACGGAGCTTGCGGTAAATGACGAGCGTGTGAAGCTGCTTTTGGCAGAAGAACGCCGGGCGCAGGCATCGGCCGAATTTGCCGAAGAAGATACGGACTGGGAGAAAAACCTCGAGTATGAACCGCGCTCCACCGTGCTTAAAAACTCCCTTGGCAATCTTCTGCTCATCCTGAAAAACGACCCAAAGCTGCAAGGCATCCGCTATAACCGCCTTGCGAATCAGATTTACGGCGATGACGCCCTGCCGTGGGAACGCCCCTACCAGGCATGGCGGGATGCGGATATGGCGCAGCTTGTGGCTTATGTGGATAAAACCTACGGCACGTTTTCTTCCCGCAACTATGAGCTTGCGCTCACTAAGGCTGCGGACGACCGTGCCTATCATCCTATCCGCGATTACCTCGACAATCTGCCCGAATGGGATGGCACCAAGCGGGTGGAAACCTTGCTTGTCCGGTATTTTGGCGCGGAGGATACGGAGTATACCAGGATGGTTACCCGAAAAACTCTCGCGGCGGCGGTGGCCCGTATCTATCAGCCGGGCATTAAGTTCGACTCCATGCTGGTGCTGAACGGACGGACCGACCTCGGCAAGTCCACCTTCTTTGCCCGGCTTGCCGGGGAATGGTTTTCCGACAGCCTGAATTTTACCGATATGGGCAAAGGCAAAGATGCCGCAGAGAAAATCCAGGGTGTCTGGATTGTGGAAATCCCCGAACTGGCGGGCCTGTCAAAAATGGATGTCAACAACATCAAAGGCTTCCTTTCCCGGCAGGACGACCAGTACCGCCCTTCCTACGGGCGAACAGTAGAAAGCCATCCGCGCCAATGTATTATCGTCGGCTCCACGAATGCGGAAAATGCTGGATTCCTTCGTGATACCACCGGAAACCGCCGTTTCTGGGTCGTGCGTGTCTGGGGTGGCAGTAAAAAAGGCTGGGATTTGCCCGAAACCGATGTGCCTCAAATTTGGGCGGAAGCGAAGCACTACTGGAAGCAAGGCGAAAAGCTTTATCTTGAAGGCAGCGCGGCAGAACAGGCAAAAGCTGAACAGACGACGGCCCTTGAAGCCGATGAGCGCGAAGGCGTGGTTCGCGAATACCTCGATATGCTTCTGCCGGATAACTGGTACGACATGGATTTATACAACCGGAAACATTACTTTTCCTCGGACGACCCATTGCATCCGGAAGGCAAAAACCAGCGTGAGTTTGTCAGCAATATGGAAATCTGGTGCGAATGCTTCGGCAATGACCGAGGTAAGTTCGAGCGCCAGGCTGACAGCTACAAAATCAAGCTGATCATGCAAAAGATTGGCGGCTGGGTATATTCAGGCCAGAAAAAGAAAATCAAGGGCTATGGCGCCCAGTATGTGTGGGTACGAACCATAGACGGAACCGGAAATTCCAATCTTGGAATCTCTTAGAACCTTGATATATCAACGCTTTTTCCAAGGGTTCCATAGTTCCAATATAAATAAAGAATTATGGATATAGGAAAAGAGCTATCGTGTGTACCCGCATATACGCGCGTATAGGTTATATGGAATTCGTGGAACTTTAGAACCTTGGAACTGGCAGAAAGGACTTGTATGAGAGAAAAAACCATAGAAATAAAACTCAAAAACACAGTCAAGTCAATGGGCGGCATCGCCCTGAAGCTGATATCACCGGGTTTCGATGGGGTGCCTGACCGCTTAGTACTGCTCCCCCATGGGAAGCTGGCGTTCATAGAACTCAAGGCATCGGGCAAACGGCCGCGCCCGTTGCAGGAAAAACGAAAAAGACAACTGGAAGCGTTAGGCTTTTTAGTATTCTGCATTGACGGTGCCGGGCAGATTGGAGGAATCCTTGATGAAATACAGTCCTCATGACTATCAATCCTATGTGACAAATTTCATACTGGAACACCCTATCTCAGCGGTATTTCTGGATATGGGGCTTGGCAAAAGCGTTATTACCCTTACCGCCATCTTCGACCTTGCGCTTGACAGCTTCCTCATCCGCAAAGTGCTGGTTATCGCCCCGCTGCGGGTTGCAAGGGACACATGGCCTGCGGAAATCGAAAAGTGGGACCACCTAAAAGGCCTGACATACTCGGTGGCTGTCGGTACGGAGCAGGAACGCAGGTTTGCGCTTATGCAAAACGTCGATGTGTATCTGATCAACCGTGAAAACGTGGACTGGCTGGTAAACAAGAGCAAGCTGCCCTTCGACTACGACATGGTGGTGGTTGATGAGCTTTCCTCCTTCAAGGCATACGGTTCAAAGCGGTTCAAGGCACTGCGCCGTGTCCGTCCGAAGGTAAAACGCATCGTGGGGCTGACAGGTACCCCTTCCGGTAACGGCCTCATGGATTTATGGGCGGAAATCGGCATTCTCGACATGGGCCAGCGGCTCGGCCGATTCATCACCCATTACCGTAACAGCTTCTTTACCCCGGATAAGCGCAATCAGCAGGTTGTTTTCAGTTATAAGCCCCTGCCCGGGGCGGAGGACGAGATTTACCGCCGTATTTCCGACATCACGATAAGTATGAAAAGCACAGACT from Heliomicrobium modesticaldum Ice1 encodes the following:
- a CDS encoding VRR-NUC domain-containing protein; the encoded protein is MREKTIEIKLKNTVKSMGGIALKLISPGFDGVPDRLVLLPHGKLAFIELKASGKRPRPLQEKRKRQLEALGFLVFCIDGAGQIGGILDEIQSS
- a CDS encoding DEAD/DEAH box helicase, with translation MKYSPHDYQSYVTNFILEHPISAVFLDMGLGKSVITLTAIFDLALDSFLIRKVLVIAPLRVARDTWPAEIEKWDHLKGLTYSVAVGTEQERRFALMQNVDVYLINRENVDWLVNKSKLPFDYDMVVVDELSSFKAYGSKRFKALRRVRPKVKRIVGLTGTPSGNGLMDLWAEIGILDMGQRLGRFITHYRNSFFTPDKRNQQVVFSYKPLPGAEDEIYRRISDITISMKSTDYLKMPECVINEIPVRLSEKEKKVYETMKRELVLSLEGQEIDAGSAASLSNKLLQMANGAVYADDGSVVNIHGRKLDALEDILEAANGKPVLIAYWYKHDLNRILKRFPAERLDSVDSIRRWNDGEIPVAVIHPASAGHGLNLQAGGSTLVWFGLTWSLELYQQTNARLWRQGQKETVVIHHIITKGTIDEQVMKALRLKDKTQTALIDAVKANLEKEAGI